Proteins found in one Lysinibacillus fusiformis genomic segment:
- a CDS encoding sensor histidine kinase, whose product MIKSLYTRVVLIFLVAVIGGTVISFFMATWVFKDKLNENLQIPLLNFGQDMVQIFDTLPFNEADRFIRDMHQLESYHIRIYEETGHFTSYGKLPDDELAPVTMTQVQTVLAGEVIQVNPGGISSILVGIPLTTEMGTKAMFIQPISLPSTSFSIKLILNFATYALVIGSVVFLVAAMFLVKPIKKLTQATKHIAGGDFNVELNIKQSGELGTLAKSFEDMAEELQQLEQMRRDFVSNVSHEVQSPLTSISGYALALKQVDVTDDEKSRYLDIIISEANRMSKMSDSLLKLSLLESKTKPMHLDRFNLDEQIRRVIVSIQPQWSSRNIDFELNLKAVRLMADYDQLHQVWTNILTNSIKFSHAHDTIEISMKQHADHVTVRITDRGIGISLEDQKRIFERFFKADRSHSHKYEGSGMGLAIVKQIVSLHQGEIQVESELGRGTTIIVRLPFSLN is encoded by the coding sequence ATGATTAAATCTTTATATACACGCGTCGTTTTAATCTTTTTAGTTGCTGTCATTGGAGGAACTGTTATCTCCTTTTTCATGGCAACATGGGTATTTAAAGATAAATTGAATGAAAACCTACAAATTCCCTTACTGAATTTTGGTCAAGACATGGTACAAATTTTTGACACATTACCGTTTAATGAAGCAGATCGTTTCATTCGTGATATGCATCAGCTTGAATCCTATCATATTCGCATTTATGAAGAAACGGGGCATTTTACGTCTTACGGAAAGCTTCCTGACGATGAACTGGCTCCTGTAACCATGACACAAGTGCAAACTGTGCTGGCTGGAGAGGTCATTCAAGTCAATCCTGGGGGCATTTCATCTATTCTTGTTGGCATACCTTTAACAACTGAAATGGGAACAAAAGCGATGTTTATCCAGCCTATATCTTTACCTTCTACCTCTTTTTCCATAAAGTTGATTTTGAATTTTGCTACCTATGCCCTTGTTATAGGAAGTGTTGTGTTTTTAGTAGCAGCGATGTTTCTAGTGAAGCCAATCAAAAAGCTAACACAAGCAACTAAACATATTGCTGGTGGTGACTTCAATGTAGAGCTAAACATTAAACAATCAGGAGAGCTAGGGACGTTGGCTAAAAGCTTTGAAGACATGGCGGAGGAGTTACAGCAGCTAGAGCAAATGAGAAGAGATTTTGTATCGAACGTATCCCATGAGGTGCAGTCTCCACTTACCTCCATCTCTGGCTACGCGTTAGCACTAAAGCAAGTCGATGTAACGGACGACGAGAAAAGCCGTTATCTTGATATTATCATTTCAGAAGCCAATCGAATGTCCAAGATGAGTGATAGCCTCTTAAAGCTGAGCTTACTAGAATCAAAGACAAAGCCCATGCATCTTGATAGGTTCAACCTAGATGAGCAAATTAGACGTGTCATTGTCTCGATCCAGCCGCAATGGTCTTCTCGCAACATCGATTTTGAGCTTAATTTGAAGGCTGTTCGCCTCATGGCTGATTACGATCAATTACATCAGGTATGGACAAATATTCTTACGAATAGTATTAAATTTTCACATGCTCATGATACGATTGAGATCAGCATGAAGCAACATGCTGATCATGTGACAGTGCGAATAACGGATAGGGGCATTGGGATTTCTTTAGAGGATCAGAAACGTATATTTGAGCGATTTTTTAAGGCTGATCGTTCACATAGTCACAAATATGAAGGCAGTGGAATGGGACTTGCTATCGTGAAACAAATTGTCTCGCTACATCAAGGAGAAATTCAAGTAGAGAGTGAGCTTGGACGAGGAACGACAATCATTGTCAGATTGCCTTTTTCCTTAAATTAA
- a CDS encoding lipid II flippase Amj family protein has product MIALFILIIHAIETLAYAVRLSGARVKLLASALSLFNVMVMVSRLANMMQQPFTGSLVDTAPADNAMTFVEHQFRLIIGAASLGTIVGILLIPTFIAIFSRAIVHLAEERGSIPALMKKGFTLDYIRRGIKHIHKPSFSYLKGIRLGDIPIKLFIINIVITAIYTIGVLSALYATLLVPELKTTAVMASGLINGIATILLILFIDPKISILADDVINKRGSYLDLKRMSVMMMFSRFLGTIVAQLLLIPGAHYVAWFAKLIA; this is encoded by the coding sequence ATGATTGCTTTATTTATTTTAATCATTCATGCCATTGAAACGCTTGCCTATGCAGTACGTCTATCAGGAGCACGTGTCAAATTACTAGCTTCGGCTTTATCTCTTTTTAATGTAATGGTCATGGTGTCAAGGTTAGCAAATATGATGCAACAACCATTCACAGGGAGCCTTGTTGATACAGCACCTGCAGATAATGCGATGACATTTGTAGAGCACCAATTTCGACTCATTATTGGAGCGGCTTCGCTTGGAACAATAGTAGGAATCTTACTCATCCCCACCTTTATAGCTATTTTTTCAAGGGCTATCGTCCATTTGGCTGAGGAAAGAGGTTCCATTCCCGCTTTAATGAAAAAGGGCTTTACGTTGGACTATATAAGACGAGGTATTAAGCATATTCATAAACCAAGTTTTAGTTATTTAAAAGGCATTCGTCTAGGGGATATACCAATTAAATTATTCATCATCAATATTGTCATTACAGCTATCTATACCATTGGTGTTTTATCCGCTTTATATGCCACATTATTAGTACCAGAACTAAAGACTACTGCTGTCATGGCATCTGGATTAATCAATGGTATTGCAACGATTCTATTGATCCTGTTTATTGACCCTAAAATATCCATTCTGGCCGATGATGTTATCAATAAGAGAGGGAGTTATCTCGACTTAAAGAGAATGTCCGTTATGATGATGTTTTCCAGATTTTTAGGAACCATTGTGGCACAGTTATTATTGATTCCTGGCGCGCATTATGTCGCGTGGTTTGCAAAGCTAATTGCTTGA
- a CDS encoding response regulator transcription factor — MPTILVADDDVNIRELVCLFLRKDGFTTIEAGDGKEALALYRSTPIDLVVLDIMMPTMDGWTLCKELRKMNTDLPLLMLTARGETWEKVKGFELGTDDYLTKPFDPLELTVRVKALLKRYRIGHSQTIQLGQITLDRQTYKIMRGTDAISLPLKEFELLYKLAETPGQVYTREQLIDQIWGIDYAGDNRTIDVHIKRLRERFNTITDFHIETIRGLGYRLEVDE; from the coding sequence ATGCCAACGATACTTGTAGCGGATGATGATGTGAACATTCGTGAACTTGTTTGCCTTTTTCTACGCAAAGACGGGTTCACGACCATAGAGGCTGGAGATGGCAAAGAAGCGCTAGCCCTCTATCGCTCAACGCCAATTGATCTTGTTGTACTGGATATTATGATGCCAACGATGGATGGCTGGACACTATGTAAGGAGCTACGCAAAATGAATACAGATCTGCCCTTACTAATGCTGACAGCAAGAGGAGAAACATGGGAAAAAGTGAAGGGCTTTGAGCTCGGAACAGATGACTATTTAACGAAGCCATTTGACCCGTTAGAGCTGACGGTACGTGTAAAGGCGCTTTTAAAGCGCTACAGGATTGGTCATTCGCAGACGATACAACTTGGTCAAATCACGCTGGACCGTCAGACCTATAAAATCATGAGAGGGACAGATGCCATTTCACTGCCACTCAAGGAATTTGAATTATTATATAAGCTTGCGGAAACACCTGGGCAAGTCTATACACGGGAACAACTAATCGATCAAATTTGGGGGATTGATTATGCGGGAGATAATCGAACCATCGATGTACATATTAAGCGCCTGCGCGAGCGCTTCAACACGATAACTGATTTTCATATCGAAACAATAAGGGGTCTTGGCTATAGGCTTGAGGTTGATGAATGA
- a CDS encoding alpha/beta fold hydrolase, protein MKKFTRVLLKSMAVIGVTIVVLLAIVFTVNIVCNKIEQGKIEPYGQLVSVNGKKMNITIQGKGTETIVLLPGFGTAAPTLDFKPLIDELAPYYKIVSVEPFGYGLSEDTAKERSTENIVSEIHEALQELKIDRYMLMGHSIAGIYGLDYVNKYRNEVTGFVGIDSSVPTQDGMDTKFPIKSLQLLKKSGIARILIKFTDDPYAGLPYDDDTKEQIRMITLKNFYNTSTSNELESIYKKFTAAKNLTFPKDLPLLLFVQANSEGVEKNWIPLHEEQVKYSVYGKVITLDGDHYLHHTKSPEIAENVRLFMQNK, encoded by the coding sequence ATGAAAAAATTTACGCGTGTTTTACTGAAATCAATGGCGGTCATCGGTGTAACAATTGTGGTGCTACTTGCTATTGTTTTTACAGTAAACATTGTTTGCAACAAAATAGAGCAAGGAAAAATAGAACCCTATGGTCAGCTCGTCTCTGTTAATGGGAAAAAGATGAATATCACCATCCAAGGCAAGGGTACTGAAACCATCGTACTGCTACCAGGCTTCGGAACTGCAGCACCAACGCTTGATTTCAAGCCACTGATAGATGAACTAGCTCCTTATTATAAGATCGTCTCCGTAGAGCCCTTTGGTTATGGCTTAAGTGAGGATACTGCTAAAGAACGAAGCACGGAGAACATAGTTAGTGAGATTCATGAAGCTTTACAGGAGTTAAAGATTGATCGGTATATGCTCATGGGACACTCGATAGCAGGCATCTATGGTCTGGATTATGTCAATAAATATCGGAATGAAGTAACTGGATTTGTCGGGATTGATAGCAGTGTACCTACGCAGGATGGGATGGACACGAAATTTCCAATCAAGTCATTACAACTTCTAAAAAAATCAGGGATTGCAAGAATTCTTATAAAATTTACAGATGATCCCTATGCAGGTCTTCCGTATGATGATGACACAAAAGAGCAAATAAGGATGATTACACTCAAAAACTTTTATAATACAAGTACTTCTAATGAATTAGAAAGTATTTACAAAAAATTTACAGCAGCAAAAAATCTTACATTCCCTAAAGATTTACCCCTTCTATTATTTGTCCAAGCAAATAGTGAGGGTGTTGAAAAAAATTGGATACCACTCCATGAAGAACAAGTCAAATATTCAGTTTATGGCAAAGTAATCACATTGGATGGGGATCATTACTTACACCATACAAAATCGCCGGAAATCGCAGAAAACGTCAGATTGTTTATGCAAAACAAATGA